The nucleotide sequence CTTGCAGGTCGACCAGGGCAGCATCGTGGTCAGCCTGATCTTCCTCCTCGGCGTGCCGCTGCTGCTCGGCATGCTGGTCGGCAATCTCTACCCGTTGTTCGCCGAGCGGGTCATGCCCTGGTTCAAGCGCTTCGCCCTGCTGGCCTTCGCGGTGTTCGTGATCGGTGCGGTGGCCGGTAACTGGCGGATGTTCGTCGCCAATCTCGGTCTGGTGTTTCTCATCGTCGTGCTGCACAACCTCAGCGCGATCATCCTCGGCTGGCTGATGGCCAAGCTGGCGCGGCAGCACGGCGCCAACCTGCGGGCGATGGTGATCGAAATCAGCATGCACAACTCCGGGTTAGCGCTCGGCTTGATCTTCGCCCAGTTCGGTGGCGAGCCGAACATGGCCCTGGTCGCGGCCTTCTGGGGCACCTGGCATCTGGTCAGCGGCGGCTTGTTGGTGCTGTTCTGGCGCAAGCGTCCATTGCCGACGCAGGAGGCTCTGCCATGCGTGTCCTGATTACCGGTGCGGCCGGCTTCATCGGCCAGCAGGTGCTCGCCGATCTCAGTGCCCACTATCCCGACTGGACCCTGATCGCCGCCGACATCCGCGCCTTGGGCCAGCAGTGGCTGAAACCCAATCTCGAGAGCGTGACCCTGGACATCAGCCAGCCGCAGCAGGTGCATGATTGCATCGCCGCCTGGCAGCCGCAGGCCATCGTCCACCTGGCCTCGGTGGTGACGCCGCCGCCGGGCATGAACGAAGCGCAGCTGCATGCTATCGACGTCGGTGGCACCCGTGCGGTGCTGAAGGCGGCGCTGGCCAATGGCGTCGAGCAATTGATCGTCACCAGTTCCGGCGCGGCCTATGGCTATTTTCCGGAGAACGCCGAATGGATCGACGAGGAAGATCCGTTGCGCGGCCATGCGCAGTTCGCCTACGCCAAGCACAAGCGCGAAGTCGAACAGTTGCTGGCCCAGGCGCGCCGCCAGCAGCCAGAGCTCAAGCAGTTGGTGCTGCGCCCGGGGACCATCCTCGGCAAGCGGGTCAACAACCAGATCACCGACATGTTCAAGAAGCATTCGGTGATGGGCATCCGCGGTAGCGACAGCCGCTTCGTGTTCATCTGGGACCAGGATGTGGTGAGCATTATTCGCCAAGGCCTGGAGCGCTCATCCGCGGGCATCTACAACCTGGCCGGCGACGGTGCGCTGAGCTTGCGCGAGATCGCGCAGATTCTCGGCAAACCCTATCGGGCGTTGCCCGCCTGCCTGATCGCCGGCGCGCTGCGGGTGCTCAAGCCGCTCGGCCTGACCCAGTACGGTCCCGAACAGCTGGATTTTCTGCGCTATCGCCCGGTGCTGGCCAACCGGCGCCTGAAGGAAGAATTCGGCTATCGCCCGCGCTACACCAGCCGCGAAGCGTTTATGGCCTTTTTGGCGGCGCAGGGTGTGGAGGCATATGGCGCCCTGGTCCCCCGGCTATAGAGAGACGCGCACCCGTAGGTTGGGCTGAGCTCCGCGATGCCCAACGGCACCGTTCGGCGTGGCTTAGATGTTGTGCCCGCCACCGCAAGTTGGGCTTCGTTGCAGGCTCCTCAGCCCAACCTACGAATAGATGGGTATCGCTGCGCTCGACCCACCCTACGAACTCAACCTACGAACTTAAACCTGGCCGCTATAGCGCGCGCGGTATTCGCCCGGAGTCAGGCCAGTCCAGTGGCGGAAGGCGCGAAAGAACACGCTGGGTTCGGAATAGCCGAGCAGCACGGCGATCTCGGCCGCCGGCAACTGGCCGTCGCGCAGATGGCGTTCGGCGAGCTGGCGGCGGGTGTCGCTGAGCAATTGCTGATAGCTGCTGCCCTCGTCGGCCAGGCGCCGCTGCAGCGTGCGCTCGCTGAGGTTGAGGTTACGCGCCAGCTCAGCGCGGTCCGGTTCGCCATGTGCCAGCTGCGCGCCGAGCAGGGTCACCACCCGGGCGATCAAGCCTTCGCTGGGCAGTCGCGCGAGCAGCGCTTCGGCATGCTGGCGGAGCAGCTGCTGCAGCGGTGGATTGGCCTGGATCAGCGCCACCGACAGCAGCCGCGCCGGCAGCACCAGGGCGTAGTCCACGGCCTGGAAGCGCAGCGGACAACCAAATACTTCGGCATACGGCATCAGCTGCTCCGGCTCGGCATGCACGAACTCGGCGCGCAGCAGCTCGAAGTCATCCAGCAGTGGCACCATCATCTGCACCCAGAACGCCATCAACGCCAGTACCCGCGCTCGGGTAGCCGGCAGCTCGGCATGCAGCGGCCGATAGACCAGATGCAGTTCGGCGCCGCGTTCGCTCAGTAGCAGTTCGCCGCCTTCACCGACCAGGCGCTGATAACGCAGGCCGGCGGCCAGGGCGTCGCCCAAGGTGGCGCTGCTTTGCAGCAGATAGCCGAGCACGCTGAACGGCCCCGGCGCCAGATGCTGGCCCAACGCCAAGCCCGGCTCGGCCAGCGCCAGACGGCTGGACAGCTGCTGCCAGAGTTGCTCCTGGACGGCGAAGGGCACGCGGGCATCCGGGTCGCTCAATTGCTGCTCGGTCAGGCCGCAGGCGCTGAGCAACTCGTCGCGCGCCACGCCGAGGCGCTGCCCGGCATGCAGCACGGCAAGGGTCAGGCTGGCGCTGACGGAAACATGCTGGTTATCGATCGGGGACGTGCTCATTTCTCGGATTCTGCCCAAGCGCGGGCCATCCGGGTAGCAGGCCGTTGAAAAATTACCTGCGTTGCCGATCCGGCGTTAAAAATGGCCTCACAGCCGAAGGCTGAACGCGCTTTAGCGCGGCCCCGAAGTGGGTGAGCGGAGCGAATCAAGTGCTCATTTACAGCACGTAAACTGCGCTTTTCCGGCCGTTTTTGCCTTGTCTCGGCTGCCTCGCCTACATTTTTCAACGGTCTGCTAGGGGCACGCGTGTCGGCCCGGCCGCGCGGCGGGTCGCTGGGCCATGGGGTGGTCGAACCTAGCTTGACGATGGCACGCCCTCGCTGGCTTCGTCGCGTGCTCCGCTGGCTAGCGCGCCGGTGTCGTGGCCTTCCAGCACCGCATAGGCACTGCTGCAGAACAGCGAATTGAGGCGCTTCATCTCGGCGATCAATTCCAGGTGCAATGAGCTGGTTTCGATGCTCTGCAGATTCTGATGATGCAGGCGGCTGACGTGCGCGTGCGCCAAGCGCCGTTCCTGGGCACGGAAGCGGCGCTTTTCGCGCAGCAGCTGGCGCGCGCTTTCGTGATCGCCATAGACGAACACCGCCAGGCCCAGATGCAGGTTGGCGATCAGCTGCACGTGCAGGGTCGCCAGCTCCTCCAGGCCGTGCGCGGAAAAATCGCGCCGCTGCGCGGTCTTCTGGTCTTGCACCTTGCACAGCATGCGCTCGATCAGGTCGCCGGCCTGTTCCAGGTTGACCGCCAACTCGATGATTTCCGCCCAGCGGCGCTTCTCCCGCTCGCTCAGGCTCTCTTGGTCGATACGCGCCAGGTACAGTTTCACCGCGCTATACAGCGCGTCGACCTCATCGTCGAGGCGCCGTAGCTCGCGGCTTAGCGCCGGCTGGCCACCGCGCAGCACCTCGAGGAAGTTGCTCAGCATGGCGTCGATCAGGTCGCCGATCCGCAGGGTTTCGCGCACCGCGTTGGCCAACGCCAGACCCGGCAGCTGCAGGGCGGTGGGGTCGAGGTAGCGCGCTTTGGACATGTCGTTGAGCGGCGCGCGTTCCGGCAGCAGCCAGGTGCAAAAACGCGCCATGGCCCGCACTGTGGGCAGCATCAGCACGCAGCGCAGGCTGTTGTAGAGCAGGTGAAAGCTGATCACCAGACCTTGCGGACTGAGCTTCAGACCGTCCATCCATTGCGCCAGGGGATGCAGCACGGGAATGATCAGCAGCAAGCCGATCAGCTTGTACAGCAAGCTGCCCAGCGCCACCCGGCGACCGGCGGCGGTCTGCATGCCGGCGCTGAGCAGCGCCAGCACGCCACTGCCGATATTGGCGCCGATCACCAGGCCGATGGCCACTGGCAGGCTGATCAGCGAGGCGCCGGCCAGGGTCGCGGTGAGCAGCACGGCGGCCAGGCTCGAGTAGGAAATCAAGGCGAACAGGGCGCCGACCAACGCATCGAGCAGCAGGTCACCGGTCAGCGAGGCGAACAGCACCTTGATGCCTTGGGCCTGGGTGATCGGTGCGGCGGCCGCGACGATCAACTCCAGGGCCAGGATGATCAGCCCCAAACCGATGGCGACCCGGCCCAGCTGTCCGGCGCGGGTCTGCTTGCGCGAGAGAAAGAAGATCACCCCGAGGAAGATCAGCAGCGGTGACAGCCACGACAGATCGAGGGTCAGCACCCGCGCCATCAACGCGGTGCCGACGTCGGCGCCGAGCATGATCGCCAGCGCCGGGGTCAGGGCCATCAAACCCTGGGCGGCAAACGAGGTGACCAGCAGGGCGGTGGCGTTACTGCTCTGCACCAGCGCGGTCACGCCGATACCGGCGACAAACGCCAGCGGCCGCTTGTTCATGGTGTGGCTGAGGGCGCGCCGCAGCTGTGTGCCGAACACCCGCAGGATGCCGGTCCGGACGATGTGCGTGCCCCAGATCAGCAGAGTCACGGCAGACAGCAGATTGAGCAGGGTCAGCATGTGCAGCGCCCCCTAAACCAACGTGGCGGCGCTCTGGCCCAACGGCACGATAGGCGGGCGTCGCTCGATCAAAAATCGACGCACGCGCAGCGGATTGGTTGGTTTGCTTGATCACTGCGTCGTGGCCGTCTCTGTAGCTGTAGTTGCGGTTCGATGACCGCGCCAGTCGTGCCGGTAAATAGCGCCGTTGTGGGTCAGGCGAACTGCCCTGTGCAGCTGCGCCAGATCTTGCGCACTGGCCCCGCGAGATGTGATCCAGCCCCGCAATCGCGGTGCGGCAGTTGCCTGCTGCGGCGCGCTGCGGCATGGTCTGCGCCCGACTTTTACCGATAAGGAGATTGGTATGTCCGGTCAACCCGCAGCGCGCCTGAGCGATGCCGTCAGCTGTCCGAAATGCAAACCCAACACCATCGCCAGCGGCTCTGCCGATGTGCTGTTCGATGGCCTGCCCAGCGCCCGCCAAGGTGACCGCTGTGCCTGCGGCGCGGCGCTGAGCGGCAAGCTGATCAGCAATGTGCTGATCAACGGCCGTGCGGCTGCCGTGCAAGGCAGCACCGGCGAGCACGGCAATGTGGTGATCGGCGGCTCCGGCACGGTGATCATCGGCACCCAGTTCAGCCCCGCCTCGTTCACTGCGCCTAGCCCGTTGTTGTTTACCGGCGCCACGTCGGCATCGACCTCGCCGCAGGCGCTGCAATCCCCGCAGGCGCGCATCTGGCAGGAACAGCCTGGCGACTCCGCGCCCTCGCCTGTGGAGGAAGAAGAGGAGGAGGAAGAGCTGGAGGAATCGGTCGAGCAGCTCATCACCCTGCGCGTCGGCGTGTTCTTCGACGGCACTGGCAACAACCTCGCCAACTCCGCGGCCACCGAACAATGCCGGCGCGACGACCTGCAGCTGCTGGATGAGCGCACTTTGCAGGAGACCGCCCGCCACTGCGCGGCCTTTGGCTATCGCGACAACGGCGTCGATGGACTACTGCCGCCGGACAATAGCTACGCCAATAGCGCCAGCAACGTGGCGCTTCTGCATGGGCTGTATAAGGACCAGGCTTCTGAGCAGTTGTCCGCCGATACTAAAACCGCGCATGTGAAGATTTATCTGGAAGGTATTGGCACCAGTAGCGGTGGGTCAGATTCCATTATTGGTTCAGGTACTGGGAATGGTGAGACGGGGATAGTGGCGCGGGTCAGGCAGAGTCCGGCCAAAATTCGGGAGCAGTTGATACGGCTCGTCAGTAGGAACGCCGCTTTAAAAATTTCCCATGTCGAGTTTGATATTTTCGGCTTCAGCCGCGGCGCGGCAGCGGCCCGGCATTTCGCCAACGAGTTGCTCAAGCCGCACGGTGGACTGTTGGCCGAAACTCTCAATGCTGACACTCCCGGATTTGCTCCCACATTCGACTGGCAATCAGCAGCGACCATCAACTTTATCGGCCTCTTCGATACGGTGGCTGCGGTTGTCGATTTCAGCCGCAACGATTGGAGCCCAGCCGACGAATCTAATCCCGGCATCAACCTGTATCTGCCAGCCGGTTGCGCGCGCAAGGTGGTCCACCTAACCGCGAAGGACGAGAAGCGCTGGAATTTTTCCCTTAGCTGTGTGACACCGACGCCCGGGCATACGGAGCTGACGGTACCCGGCGTGCATTCGGACATCGGTGGCGGCTACCCGCCGAACATGATTGAGAAGCTGCTGCTCACCAAGCCGCTTAGCGTTTTGGTCACGCCGGGCCGACCTCTGCAGTCCACCAGTGCCTGGCAAGGGCTCGAGCGTGAGCAGCTGGTTCTGGAACGAGCCGGTCTACCCGGTAAAGGCACCTTGCGCCCGGTGTATTGGCGGGCTAATCAGCCAGCAGGTCATCCCTTCCAGCGGGACATCCATCAACGCTTCACCCTTTCCTTGAGCATCGAGCGACAAGTGCGAGGTGAATTGGCACTGGTCTATCTGCGTCTCATGCGGGAATTGGCCGTGGGTCATGGGGTGCCGTTTGACAGCATCGATGAAACGGACAACCGCACAGCCATTCCGAAAGACCTGCAAGCCATCGCCGAAAAGCTCATGGGTATTGCAGCAGGGCGCAGCGGAGAATTGAGCCCCACGGAACAATGCTATTTGCGGGAGCGCTATATCCATCTGTCCGCGCATTGGACACCTACTTACGGCCTGTTAATCAATAAGCCTGCACCCAACATTCGACTGACCTATAACAACAAACCGCAAGAGGGCTATCCGGAATGAAGCGACCATTGCTGGTTTCTTTGACCCTATTATTGGCCGCGTGTGCCACAGGCCAGGAGCGCCCAAAGCTCCCCTATGATGCCTGGGAGGTGGGTGTGTTTGCTCCCAGCTACATGGAGGCCTGGATTGAAAGCGTGGATGTGATCGATCAGCGCGGCCTGGTGTTCGAGCACGTGCATGGCGGTGTGGCCTCCATTACCAACCCCGCGAACAGCAAGGGCAATCCGGCCGGTTGGCCGAAAAATCCGGGCGGCAGTACTAAATCGGTAGGCGGTGTCGATCTGCCGGAAATTATCTTCGTGCGTTGGCAGTCGTTGGCGGAACCGCAGACCTATAACGTGCGCATCAATATCTCCAAGGAAATGCGCAATGCCATGGTGAGTAGAGGACCGGTGGCTTGTCCTTGGAAAGGTGATTGGGGGAAAGAGGTAACCACTGGTTACCGTAAATTCATCAGCATTGGTTTGGCGCCTGGGGGTATTGCCAAGGTGTGGTTGCAAGGAAGCTGTATGGAGTCCATTGAAGTCGGCCGCTTCGAAGCCGCGATCAGCAAAGTAGGCCCCTACGACGGAACTTCAGGCGGCAAGCATCGCCCTCTATCCAAGGAGGCAAAGGGCTACATCGACAAGTACGGAATCCCCTACGGCAGTTGGTAATTCCAACCCCAGATCGCGCCAATGTTCGGTCTTGGACTTTTTGCCGTTTGTACGGTCTGAGCTAGAGATGTCCCGACGCCAGCCCGGAGCCGTAGTGAGTAAGTGAGGTGCAGCGTCCCGGTAGCCGACCGTCTGGAGGAACCGTTCATGCACAACGTCCTGTCCCTACCCCCACTATTGATCCTGCTTAGCACCCTCGCTGCTTGCGCCAGTAGCTCGTCTACTCCGTCGGGGGAAATTCTCCCGGATCGGGCTGCCGAGCGGGTCGGCACCAAGGTTTCGCTGTATACCGACCGCTTTGGCTGCCTGCCCGGCCCCTTCGATCCGGCCAGCGTGCGCAACCCGGTCGGCCCCGGCCAGCCCGGCGAATTCATCGCCGGCTACACCAACCATGTCGAGCTCGGCGCACCCTGCAGCACGCAGATCAGCCATGCCTACAACGGCGTGTTCGGCTTCAATCTCGACGATCTGCAAGGCGCCACCATCGTCTCCGCCGAGCTGCTCCTCGACCGGCGCAACACCGCGCTCAGCAATCGCGTGGGCGGCGGCGACCAATGCGCGCTGCCGCTGCTGATGGCCAGCGAGACCGTCGAGAGCGGCAGTGGCTTTGCCGTGGTGGCCGGCACCCCGTTGCCCGGTGCGCCCAAGCGGGTGGCGCAAAGCAGCATGACCACCACAGTCAGCCTGCCGGTGACCGCCGAAGTGCAGCAGTGGGTGCTCAACGATCATCCCAATTACGGCTTCGTCCTCGCGCCGCCCGAAGGTGCGCTGAACAAGAACGAGGACAGCTGCACCGGCTACTGGTCGAAGCCGCGACTGAAGATGCAGGTGATCCCGGTTGCCCAGTAGGTTGGGCTGAGCCGCGTAGCGGCGATACCCAAGGCTGATCCTCTGTTGAGTATCGCTGCGCTCGACCCAACCTACGCCCCCATGCCACCCAGGCGGCGTCCTGCCTCGTACGCGATACCGGCTGTCGCGCCTGCCCGCCCTCCCGAGCGAGCTGATACGCTAACGCCCTCGACAGGACGCCGGCTCGCCCCATGCTCAACCTCTACCACGCCCCCGATCTGGAAACCCTCGGCGCCCTGGCGACCGCCCTGCTCGCCCAACCGCAGCGCGACCCGCTGGCGCCGGCGCGGGTGGTGGTGCCGAGTCAGGGGATCGGTCGCTGGCTGAGCCTCGAGCTGGCGCGCGAGCAAGGCATTGCCATGCATCTGGACGTGCAGCTGCCGGCCAAGTTCGTCTGGGAACTGACCCGTCAGGTGCTCGGTCAGTTGCCCGAGCAATCGGCCTTTTCCCCGCAGACCCTCGCCTGGCGCCTGTATGACTGGTTGTGCGAACCGGCCAACCTCGACCGCGCGCCGCGTCTGGCCCAGTACCTGGAAGGCGGCGACGAACGCCGGCGGCTGTCCCTGGCGGCGCGGATAGCCGATGTGTTCGACCAATATCTGTTGTACCGCGACGACTGGCTGGCTGCCTGGGAACGCAACGAACTGCTCGAGCTGGGTCGCGACGAAGCCTGGCAGGCGCTGCTGTGGCGCGAGCTGACTGCCGAGGGCCATCCGCATCGCGCGCGCCTGCTCGACGATCTGCTCCAGCGCCTGCATGACCCGGCGCCGCTCGCCGGCCTGCCCGAGCGCCTGCTGGTGTTCGGCATCAGCAGCCTGCCGCCGCACCACTTGCGCGTGCTGGACGGCCTGGCGCGGCATACCGAGGTGGTGATCTTCGCCCTCAATCCGTGCCGCGAGGCGTGGGGCGAAATCCGCGACGTTCGCGAGTTGGCCAAGGGGGCGTTTGGCGGGCGAGCGGAAAGCGTCGCGAGCGCAGAGCAGGCAAGGCAAAACCAGGAGAGGGAGCGGAGTGTACGAGTAGTACATGAGCATCCCGAGCCTGGTTTTAACGCAGCCTCCTCAAGCGCAGCAGCTTCTCCGCCGCTCGCCCCCGACGACTGGTACCTCGACGTCGGCCACCCGTTACTGGCCAGTCTCGGCAAGCAGGGCCGCGACTTCTTCGACAGCCTGTTCGCCCTCACCGCCGAAGAAGGCGGGCAGGACACCGGGTTGTATTCCGAAGACGCCGACCTGCACGACGACAGCCTGCTGCACGCCCTGCAACACGACATTCTGCGCCTGCGCACCCGGCTGCCGGAGGAACGCGTGCAGCTGCGCGACGACGACCGCTCGCTGGAACTGCACATCGCCCATTCGCCGTTGCGCGAAGTGGAGATCCTCCACGATCAGCTGCTCGCCCGCTTCGCCGCCGACCCCAGCCTGAGCCCCGATCAGGTGGTGGTCCTGACCCCCGACATCGAGCGCTACGCGCCCTATATCGAAGCGGTGTTCGCGTCCCGCCAGGGCACCCCGCGCGATGGCGTGCCGCGGGCCGTGGCGCCGCGCATTCCGTTCAGCCTGGCCGACCGCAGCCTGCGCAAGGAAGTGCCGCTGCTGGAGGCCTTCCTCGAACTGCTAGGCCTGCCAGAAAGCCGCTTCGCCGCCGAAGAGGTGCTCACCTGGCTGGAGCAACCGGCCATCGCCCGCCGTGCCGGCATCGAAGCCGAAGACCTACCGCTGCTGCGCGACTGGCTGCACGAAGCCGGCGTGCGCTGGAGCCTGGATGCTGCGCATCGCGGCCGCCTGGGTCTGCCGGAAGATGCCGCGTTCAGCTGGCGCCAGGGTCTCGACCGCTTGCTGCTGGGTTTCGCCGCGCCGCCGCAACTGGCCGGTGACGGCCTGCCGCTGCTCGGCGGCAATTGGCCACTGGATGCGGTGGAAGGCGGCCGTGGCCAGCTGCTCGGGCGTCTCGCCGCGTTCATCGAGCGCCTCGCCAGCTGGGCTGAACAGTTGCAACGGCCGCGACCGCTGGCCGAGTGGGCCGACAGCCTGCAACTGCTGATCGACGGCCTGTTCGACGAGCGCGAGGCCGGCGACAGCCTGTTGCTGCTCAGCCAGGCCTGCGCCGCGCTGCGTGACCAGGCCGAGGCGTCCGGCATTCAGCGTCCGCTGGAACTCGCCCTGTTGCGCCAACAACTCACCGGCCAGCTGGAACAGGGCGGCAGCGCCTCGGGATTCCTGACCGGCGCGGTGACCTTCTGCACCATGGTGCCGATGCGCAGCCTGCCGTTTCGCTGGGTCTGCCTGCTCGGCCTGGATGACGGCGCGCTGCCGCGCCGCGCGCCGGCCGCCGGCTTTGACCTGATCGCCCAGCGCCCGCGACGCGGCGACCGCGCGCGGCGCCTCGACGACCGCTACCTGCTGCTGGAAACCCTGCTCTCGGCGCGCGACGGCCTGTACCTCAGCTATGTCGGCCGCGACCCGCGCGACAACGCCCACCTGCCGCCCTCGGTGCTGATCAGCGAAGTGCTCGAAGCCGTCGACCTCACCGCCGTGGGTAGGAGCGGATTGATCCGCGATCCAGGCAGCGCAGAAGCATCGCGAATGAATTCGCTCCTACCAGAAGAGCAGAAAGCCAGCGCGCAGATCACCATCGCCCATCCGCTGCAGCCGTTCGCCGCTGGCAACTTCCAACCCAGCGGCGCGCATCAGGGTTTCGCCGCGCCATGGTTCCGCGCCGCCCAGCGCCTGGCCGAAGCGCCGCTGCGGCAAGCCCCGGCGTTTATCGAACGGCTGCCGGAGCCGGCCGCCGACGGGCCGGGCGGCGCTCCGCTGATCATCGAGCCGGCGCAACTGTTGCTGTGCTTCCGCCAGCCGGCGCGCTTCCTGCTCGAACAGCGCTTGGGGTTGCGCCTGGCCGATGCCGACGAAGCCATCGCCGCCGATGAACCCTTCGCCCTCGAAGGCTCGGCGCGCCGCGGCCTGCGTCTGCTCGCCCTGGATTCCATCGAGCGCGGCTGGAGCGAGCACGCCGAGCGCCAGGTAGCCCGCGCCGCCGGCTGGCTGCCGTCCGGTGAACTCGGCCACGCGCTCTGGGGCCAGCTGCGCGGCCCGGTGCGCGCGTTCGCGCCCAAGCTGTTCGAGTTGCGCCCGGCCGAGGCGCCACAGCCGTTGCTGGTGGATATTCAGCTGGCCGGCGTACGCGTGTACGGCTGGCTCGATGGGGTGACCAGCGAGGGCCTGTTCGACTGGCGCCTGTATGCGCCCGGCGCCTGGGACTTGCCTGGCTTCTGGCTGCGCCACCTGCTGCTCAACTGCGCCGTGACCGCGGGTGCCGCGCCGCTCGGCATCGCCCGCCACAGCCGGCTGATTTCGCCGACTGGCGACTGGCAACTCGGCCCGCTGGACAACCCGACCGCGCTGCTCGAAGCCTGGCTGGTCGGCTACCGCGAGGCGCTCTGCGCGCCGCTGCCGTTCCTCACCCGCAGCAGCTATGCCTTCGCCAAATCGCTGTGCACGCCAAGCGCGCGCAGCAAGAAGGAGCCGATCGACGCCGCCCGCGGCGCCGCGCAAGCCGCCTGGCTCGGCGCTGACTTCAGCCCGATCCCCGGCGAGAGCCTCGATCCCTGGTACGCCCTGGCCTTCCGCGACCGCGACCCGCTGGACGCGCGCTTCGAAACACTCGCCGAACAACTGCTCGGCCCGGCGCTGCGTGCCCTGGCCAGCGACGAGGACGACGCATGAGCCTCGACCTGCACACCTCATCGTTCAGCGGCCGCTCGCTGATCGAAGCCAGCGCCGGTACCGGCAAGACCTGGACGCTCACCGCGCTGTATGCGCGGCTGTTGCTCGAGCAGCAGCTCAGCGTCGGGCAGATCCTGGTGGTCACCTACACCACCGCGGCCACCGCCGAACTGCGCGAACGCATCCGTGCGCGCCTGGCCGAACTGCTGGCGATCTATGCCGGCACGCCCAGTGAGGATGCTTTCCTCAGCGAATTGCACCGCCGCCATCCCGGCGAGGACGCGCGCCGACGCTTGCTGCTGGCGGTGCATGGTTTCGATGAGGCGGCGATTTTCACTATCCACGGCTTCTGCCAGCGCGCCCTGCAGGACGCCGCGTTCGAGGCCGGTGGCGACTTCGACAGCGAGCTCACCCAGGACGACCGCGAAGTGCTCGACGCGCTGCTCGCCGACGCCTGGCGCCACGAACTGGTGGCCGCCGAACCGGCCTGGGCGCGCTTTCTGGCCAAGCAGAAGATCACCCCGGCGACCTTGCGCCAGCAGTTGCGCAGCCATCTGGGCAAACCCTATCTGCGCATCGAGCCGCGCGAGCTGCTGGCCGGCGATGAGTTGAGCGCCGCCGGCGCCGCCTGGGAACAGGCCGCGCAACTCTGGCACCGTGACGGCCAGGCCTGGCTGGCCAGTCTGTTGGCTCACGGCGGCCTGAGCCAGAGCACCCACAAGCTGAGCAAGCTGGCGCTCTGGGGCGCCGAACTGGACGCTTATTTCGCCGACCCGGCGGCGCTGTTCGGTGCGCCCGAGGCGCTGGCCAAACTCGGCAACGCCGTACTGCACAAGGCCAGCAAGAAAGGCTTTGAGGCGCCGCACAGCCCGCTCGGCGAAGCCTTCGATGCGCTGGCCACGACCCTCGAGCTGGCGCTGCCGGCCGGGCAACAGCAATTCATCGCCCTGCAGGTCAGGCTGCTCGATCACCTGAATGCCGAATTGCCGACGCGCAAGGCGGCGCAGCGCCTGCTGGCCTTCGACGACCTGCTCAATCGTCTCGATCAGGCCTTGCAGGGTCCGGTCGGCGACGACCTGGCGAGCACCCTGCGCAGCCAGTATCCGCTGGCGCTGATCGACGAGTTCCAGGACACCGATCCGGTGCAGTACGCGATCTTCGAGCGCATCTACCGCGACGGTGGCGACCTGTGTTTCGTCGGCGATCCGAAGCAGGCCATCTACGCATTTCGCGGCGCCGATCTGGCGACCTATCTGCAGGCCCGCGATGCCGCCGCACGGCGCTACGACCTGCCGTTCAACTACCGCTCCACGGCCCAGCTGATCGCCGCGCTGAACCGCTTGTTCGACCGTCCGCAGCCGTTCGCCGAACGCGGTCTGGACTATCCACCGGTGAGCGCCGGGAGCAAGTCGCGGGCGCAGCTGGTGTTGCCGGCCGAGCAAGGCGAGGCGCCGCTGGCGCTGGTCTGGCTCGCCGACGAAGGCTTGAACAAAGGCCGCGCGGGTGAACTGGCGGCGCTGGATACCGCGCAGCGGATTGCCGGGTTGTTGGCGGCCAGCGTGCTGGGCCAGGCGTATTTCGACCAGGACGGAGAGCGCACCCCGCTCAAGGGCGGCGATATCGCTGTACTGGTCGCCAGTCATCGTGAGGCCGCCAGCATCGCGGAGGAATTGGCCATGCGC is from Pseudomonas sp. LS44 and encodes:
- a CDS encoding PAAR domain-containing protein, with product MSGQPAARLSDAVSCPKCKPNTIASGSADVLFDGLPSARQGDRCACGAALSGKLISNVLINGRAAAVQGSTGEHGNVVIGGSGTVIIGTQFSPASFTAPSPLLFTGATSASTSPQALQSPQARIWQEQPGDSAPSPVEEEEEEEELEESVEQLITLRVGVFFDGTGNNLANSAATEQCRRDDLQLLDERTLQETARHCAAFGYRDNGVDGLLPPDNSYANSASNVALLHGLYKDQASEQLSADTKTAHVKIYLEGIGTSSGGSDSIIGSGTGNGETGIVARVRQSPAKIREQLIRLVSRNAALKISHVEFDIFGFSRGAAAARHFANELLKPHGGLLAETLNADTPGFAPTFDWQSAATINFIGLFDTVAAVVDFSRNDWSPADESNPGINLYLPAGCARKVVHLTAKDEKRWNFSLSCVTPTPGHTELTVPGVHSDIGGGYPPNMIEKLLLTKPLSVLVTPGRPLQSTSAWQGLEREQLVLERAGLPGKGTLRPVYWRANQPAGHPFQRDIHQRFTLSLSIERQVRGELALVYLRLMRELAVGHGVPFDSIDETDNRTAIPKDLQAIAEKLMGIAAGRSGELSPTEQCYLRERYIHLSAHWTPTYGLLINKPAPNIRLTYNNKPQEGYPE
- a CDS encoding DUF2931 family protein translates to MKRPLLVSLTLLLAACATGQERPKLPYDAWEVGVFAPSYMEAWIESVDVIDQRGLVFEHVHGGVASITNPANSKGNPAGWPKNPGGSTKSVGGVDLPEIIFVRWQSLAEPQTYNVRINISKEMRNAMVSRGPVACPWKGDWGKEVTTGYRKFISIGLAPGGIAKVWLQGSCMESIEVGRFEAAISKVGPYDGTSGGKHRPLSKEAKGYIDKYGIPYGSW
- the recC gene encoding exodeoxyribonuclease V subunit gamma, which gives rise to MLNLYHAPDLETLGALATALLAQPQRDPLAPARVVVPSQGIGRWLSLELAREQGIAMHLDVQLPAKFVWELTRQVLGQLPEQSAFSPQTLAWRLYDWLCEPANLDRAPRLAQYLEGGDERRRLSLAARIADVFDQYLLYRDDWLAAWERNELLELGRDEAWQALLWRELTAEGHPHRARLLDDLLQRLHDPAPLAGLPERLLVFGISSLPPHHLRVLDGLARHTEVVIFALNPCREAWGEIRDVRELAKGAFGGRAESVASAEQARQNQERERSVRVVHEHPEPGFNAASSSAAASPPLAPDDWYLDVGHPLLASLGKQGRDFFDSLFALTAEEGGQDTGLYSEDADLHDDSLLHALQHDILRLRTRLPEERVQLRDDDRSLELHIAHSPLREVEILHDQLLARFAADPSLSPDQVVVLTPDIERYAPYIEAVFASRQGTPRDGVPRAVAPRIPFSLADRSLRKEVPLLEAFLELLGLPESRFAAEEVLTWLEQPAIARRAGIEAEDLPLLRDWLHEAGVRWSLDAAHRGRLGLPEDAAFSWRQGLDRLLLGFAAPPQLAGDGLPLLGGNWPLDAVEGGRGQLLGRLAAFIERLASWAEQLQRPRPLAEWADSLQLLIDGLFDEREAGDSLLLLSQACAALRDQAEASGIQRPLELALLRQQLTGQLEQGGSASGFLTGAVTFCTMVPMRSLPFRWVCLLGLDDGALPRRAPAAGFDLIAQRPRRGDRARRLDDRYLLLETLLSARDGLYLSYVGRDPRDNAHLPPSVLISEVLEAVDLTAVGRSGLIRDPGSAEASRMNSLLPEEQKASAQITIAHPLQPFAAGNFQPSGAHQGFAAPWFRAAQRLAEAPLRQAPAFIERLPEPAADGPGGAPLIIEPAQLLLCFRQPARFLLEQRLGLRLADADEAIAADEPFALEGSARRGLRLLALDSIERGWSEHAERQVARAAGWLPSGELGHALWGQLRGPVRAFAPKLFELRPAEAPQPLLVDIQLAGVRVYGWLDGVTSEGLFDWRLYAPGAWDLPGFWLRHLLLNCAVTAGAAPLGIARHSRLISPTGDWQLGPLDNPTALLEAWLVGYREALCAPLPFLTRSSYAFAKSLCTPSARSKKEPIDAARGAAQAAWLGADFSPIPGESLDPWYALAFRDRDPLDARFETLAEQLLGPALRALASDEDDA